Proteins from one Flavobacterium sp. N2038 genomic window:
- a CDS encoding DUF4249 domain-containing protein gives MKYFILKISIFLLLVTALTGCTEQYAFKSNNFESALVVEGTITNEIKNQTIRISQVYQLDETGPKFETGANVFVTDDQGNEYQFEQKDTVYASLVQFKAEPGRKYQLKIKTKEGKNYTSDQQTLTTETKIDNVTATVETVHGERGVQINVNSYDPTNTSKYYRYEYAETYKIIAPRWYFFKADVVFTPAIPPDPMNDFPGQPASEGIAVTPRTGESKTCYSTKKSEDILLNNTSTLSEDRVHYPVRFISDQNYIITHRYSIFVKQYVQNLAAYTFYKTLRDLSSSGSVLSPKQPGFFYGNIQCVENPSEKVIGFFEVSSVSSERIYFNYSDLFPNEPPPPYYESDCEPEQFYNCDLPEPPCRGAALRSMIRTRSRLLFSWNNMTIYDMVKPACGDCTTFSSNIVPPFWVD, from the coding sequence ATGAAATATTTTATACTTAAAATATCTATTTTTCTTCTCTTAGTTACGGCTCTTACAGGCTGTACAGAACAATACGCTTTTAAAAGTAATAATTTTGAAAGTGCTCTTGTTGTTGAAGGTACTATTACAAATGAAATAAAAAATCAAACTATAAGAATTTCTCAGGTCTATCAATTGGATGAAACAGGTCCAAAATTTGAAACAGGAGCCAATGTCTTTGTTACAGACGATCAGGGAAATGAATATCAATTTGAACAAAAAGACACTGTGTATGCTTCTCTCGTACAATTTAAAGCTGAGCCGGGTAGAAAGTATCAGTTAAAAATTAAAACAAAAGAGGGCAAAAATTACACCTCTGACCAGCAAACTTTAACTACCGAAACCAAGATTGACAACGTTACAGCAACTGTTGAAACTGTTCACGGAGAAAGAGGTGTTCAGATCAATGTAAATAGTTATGACCCTACTAACACATCAAAATATTACAGATATGAATATGCTGAAACCTACAAAATAATAGCGCCAAGATGGTACTTTTTTAAAGCTGATGTTGTGTTCACCCCGGCAATACCTCCAGATCCTATGAATGATTTCCCAGGACAGCCTGCATCAGAGGGAATTGCAGTAACGCCCAGAACTGGCGAAAGTAAAACCTGTTACTCTACAAAAAAATCTGAGGATATTCTTTTAAACAATACTAGCACCCTTAGTGAAGATCGCGTACATTATCCGGTACGATTTATTAGCGATCAGAATTATATCATAACTCATCGTTATAGTATTTTCGTAAAGCAATATGTTCAGAATTTAGCAGCTTATACTTTTTATAAAACATTACGGGATTTATCATCTTCGGGTAGTGTCCTTTCTCCTAAACAACCAGGATTCTTTTATGGAAATATACAATGCGTTGAAAATCCTTCTGAAAAAGTCATTGGCTTTTTTGAAGTTTCTTCTGTTTCTTCAGAACGAATTTATTTCAATTATTCTGATTTGTTTCCAAATGAGCCGCCTCCTCCTTACTACGAAAGTGATTGTGAACCAGAACAATTTTACAATTGTGACCTTCCGGAACCTCCATGCCGGGGAGCAGCTTTACGCTCAATGATTCGTACAAGATCACGATTGCTTTTTTCATGGAACAATATGACCATTTATGATATGGTAAAACCAGCCTGTGGGGATTGCACCACTTTTTCATCTAATATCGTTCCTCCATTTTGGGTAGACTAA
- a CDS encoding RNA polymerase sigma factor RpoD/SigA gives MRQLKITKQVTNRETASLDKYLQEIGKVDLITADEEVELAQRIKAGDQRALEKLTKANLRFVVSVAKQYQNQGLTLPDLINEGNLGLIKAAQRFDETRGFKFISYAVWWIRQSILQALAEQSRIVRLPLNKIGSINKINKMYALLEQSNERPPSAEEIAKELDMTVNDVKESMKNSGRHLSMDAPLVEGEDSNLYDVLRSGESPNPDRELIHESLRTEIERSLETLTPREADVVRLYFGLGDQHPMTLEEIGETFDLTRERVRQIKEKAIRRLKHTSRSKILKTYLG, from the coding sequence ATGAGACAACTTAAAATCACCAAGCAGGTAACTAATCGTGAAACTGCATCGTTAGATAAATATCTACAAGAAATCGGAAAAGTTGACCTAATTACCGCTGATGAAGAGGTAGAATTAGCACAAAGAATAAAAGCAGGTGATCAAAGAGCATTAGAAAAATTAACAAAAGCCAACCTACGTTTCGTTGTATCGGTTGCTAAACAATATCAAAATCAAGGATTAACTCTTCCTGACTTAATTAACGAAGGAAACTTAGGTTTAATTAAAGCTGCACAACGTTTTGATGAAACTCGTGGTTTCAAATTTATCTCTTACGCAGTTTGGTGGATTCGTCAATCGATCCTTCAGGCATTAGCAGAACAATCCCGTATCGTTCGTTTACCTTTAAACAAAATTGGTTCTATCAATAAAATCAACAAAATGTATGCTTTATTAGAGCAATCTAACGAGCGTCCACCTTCTGCTGAAGAAATTGCAAAAGAACTAGACATGACTGTAAATGACGTAAAAGAGTCTATGAAAAACTCTGGTCGTCACTTATCAATGGATGCACCTCTTGTTGAGGGAGAAGATTCTAACCTTTATGACGTTTTACGTTCCGGAGAATCTCCAAACCCAGACAGAGAATTAATTCACGAATCTTTACGTACTGAAATCGAGCGTTCGTTAGAGACATTAACTCCAAGAGAGGCAGATGTTGTTCGTTTGTATTTTGGTCTTGGCGATCAACACCCAATGACATTAGAAGAAATTGGAGAGACTTTCGACTTAACTCGTGAGCGTGTACGTCAGATTAAAGAAAAAGCAATCCGTAGATTGAAACATACTTCAAGAAGTAAAATCCTTAAAACTTATTTAGGTTAA
- a CDS encoding DNA/RNA non-specific endonuclease yields MKNYIVLGLIGFVLFSCKKENIETKIEEEKQTSFTSVQNSTDSLYTVAYLPTSTTGQIVKHKYYTLSYNEKFEQAEWVAYELKKDYLKNKDYKRPYFIEDPKVTTGSADWRNYKKSGYDKGHLCPAGDMEFNEDTYNDTFYTSNISPQKHDFNSGIWNRIEQKTRYWAGKYNDIYVVTGGILKDSDKKIGTEKVSVPEYFYKIVVAKSGKEHKAIAFLVPNEDSDKPIYDFVVPIETLEKMTGIDFFPNLKNLKTSKSF; encoded by the coding sequence ATGAAGAATTATATTGTCTTAGGTTTGATTGGTTTTGTATTGTTTTCCTGTAAAAAAGAAAATATTGAAACGAAGATAGAGGAGGAAAAACAAACGTCTTTTACATCAGTGCAAAACAGTACTGATTCTTTATACACAGTTGCATATTTGCCAACTTCAACAACGGGACAAATTGTAAAGCACAAGTATTATACACTTTCGTATAATGAAAAATTTGAGCAGGCTGAGTGGGTTGCTTATGAATTAAAAAAGGATTATTTGAAGAATAAGGATTATAAGCGTCCGTATTTTATTGAAGATCCAAAAGTAACAACGGGTTCGGCAGACTGGAGAAACTATAAAAAATCCGGGTATGATAAAGGACATCTTTGTCCGGCTGGTGACATGGAGTTCAATGAGGATACCTATAATGATACATTTTACACCTCAAATATTTCGCCTCAAAAACATGATTTCAACAGCGGAATCTGGAATAGAATAGAGCAAAAAACACGTTATTGGGCTGGGAAATATAATGATATTTATGTTGTAACAGGCGGGATTTTGAAAGATTCTGATAAAAAAATCGGAACAGAAAAAGTTTCTGTCCCAGAGTATTTTTATAAAATTGTTGTGGCTAAATCCGGAAAAGAACACAAAGCAATTGCTTTTCTGGTTCCAAATGAAGACAGTGATAAGCCTATTTATGATTTTGTAGTTCCTATCGAAACGTTAGAGAAAATGACCGGAATTGATTTCTTTCCGAATCTAAAAAACTTAAAAACTAGTAAGAGCTTTTAA
- a CDS encoding DUF4249 domain-containing protein: MKFFKKIYLFLVLAFAVSGCTEQYVFQNTDFESALVVEGTITNEFKNQTIRVSQVYQLEETGPRFEKGANVYITDDKGNEYQFEEKDTVYASISAFKAEPGRKYQLKIKTKEGKNYTSDEQTLTTETKIENMTATVETVQGQRGVQINVNSYDPTNTSKYYRYEYTETYKIIAPKWDSRKTILQMIPAIPPDPENDFPGSPAGEAILVVPRTRETETCFSTKKSDQVLLTNTSGNSDDRVHYPVRFISDQNYIISHRYTIFVKQYIQNLSAYTFYKTLRDLSTSGSVLSPKQPGFFYGNIKSVENPSEKVIGFFEVSAVSSERIYFNYKDLFPNEPLPPYYETDCAQREFLDCEGDPPCSGIPLRSSIRSNSLVHYASGASTYFMVKPACGDCTSFSSNIVPPFWVD, encoded by the coding sequence ATGAAATTTTTTAAAAAAATATACCTTTTTCTTGTTCTTGCATTCGCTGTAAGCGGATGTACTGAACAGTATGTTTTTCAAAATACAGATTTTGAAAGTGCTCTTGTTGTTGAAGGTACAATTACAAATGAATTTAAAAATCAAACCATAAGAGTTTCTCAAGTATACCAATTGGAAGAAACAGGACCACGATTTGAAAAGGGTGCAAATGTTTATATCACAGATGACAAAGGAAATGAATATCAATTTGAAGAAAAAGATACCGTTTATGCTTCTATTTCAGCGTTTAAAGCAGAACCCGGCAGAAAATATCAGTTAAAAATTAAAACAAAAGAGGGCAAAAATTATACTTCTGATGAACAAACCTTAACTACAGAAACTAAAATAGAAAACATGACCGCTACAGTCGAAACTGTTCAGGGACAAAGAGGAGTTCAAATAAATGTAAACAGTTACGACCCGACAAATACTTCAAAATATTACAGATATGAGTACACTGAAACCTATAAAATAATTGCGCCTAAATGGGATTCCAGAAAAACTATCTTGCAAATGATTCCGGCTATTCCGCCAGATCCTGAAAATGATTTTCCTGGCAGTCCTGCCGGAGAAGCTATTTTAGTAGTTCCAAGAACAAGAGAAACCGAAACCTGCTTTTCAACCAAAAAATCAGATCAGGTTCTTTTAACCAACACAAGTGGTAATAGTGATGATCGTGTTCATTATCCTGTTCGTTTTATCAGCGATCAGAATTATATCATATCGCATCGCTATACTATTTTTGTAAAGCAGTATATTCAGAATTTATCTGCTTATACTTTCTATAAAACATTAAGAGATTTATCCACTTCCGGAAGTGTATTGTCTCCTAAACAGCCTGGATTTTTTTATGGAAATATAAAATCTGTCGAAAATCCTTCTGAAAAAGTTATTGGTTTCTTTGAGGTCTCTGCGGTTTCTTCAGAAAGAATTTACTTTAACTATAAAGACTTGTTTCCAAATGAGCCTCTTCCTCCATATTATGAAACCGATTGTGCACAAAGGGAGTTTTTAGATTGCGAAGGAGACCCGCCTTGTAGCGGAATCCCGTTGCGTTCTTCTATACGTTCTAATTCTTTGGTACACTATGCATCGGGCGCCAGTACTTATTTTATGGTAAAACCCGCTTGTGGAGACTGTACTTCATTTTCATCTAATATCGTTCCTCCATTTTGGGTAGATTAA
- a CDS encoding transglutaminase domain-containing protein produces the protein MKIPLLSIITFFLSANMLYGQKALDPTPEDIQLAKSLREKYAKDDVVILESKENITFELNKSDAKVVVKNSTREVLMNINHRADINKYEFYDNESSIESFILKYRNQKNTGFEIKDQFYKDNDLFYNDARVKYMNVDFPVQGYSYIYELEKKYSDIKYFTSLYFNDEYPVIKKEITVTVPDWLSLELKEFNFEGKAVSKTEKRDDRNGATIYTYILENVDAFYKEKRTPGRSYIYPHVLVIAKSFKYKDKETMLFNSTADLYKWYKSLVDSMKDDTSLLAAKVTELTASAKTDEEKIKNIYYWVQDNIRYIAFEDGIAGFKPDEAQNVFEKRYGDCKGMANLSKQMLKLAGFDARLTWIGTKHILYDYTTPSLAVDNHMICTLFYKGKTYFIDGTEKYNSFGEDAERIQNKEVLIEDGDKFIIKKVPVSGSELNKEIYNARLIVDNDKLSGSCSKTYSGESKTEFLNIFNSFENNKKGETLEKYLSGNDKNITASNIKTSDLKNRDLKLSLNYDLDVQNKVSKFDNDIFVDLAYMDEYKNFEFKDRKTNYELNYKTNYESNVVLEIPAGYKLSKLPENLNVNEEDFSILISFKQVGKDIVYKKQFVFKNAVLKTADMAKWNDFNKNLKTIYNQQIIFTKS, from the coding sequence ATGAAAATACCTTTACTTTCAATTATTACTTTTTTTTTATCTGCAAACATGCTCTATGGACAAAAAGCATTAGACCCTACACCAGAAGACATTCAATTAGCAAAATCACTTAGAGAAAAATATGCTAAAGATGATGTTGTCATTTTAGAAAGTAAAGAAAATATAACCTTTGAACTTAACAAGAGCGATGCTAAAGTTGTGGTTAAAAATTCTACCAGAGAAGTCTTAATGAATATTAATCATAGAGCTGATATTAATAAATATGAGTTTTATGATAATGAATCATCGATTGAAAGTTTTATTCTGAAATATAGAAATCAAAAAAATACCGGTTTTGAGATAAAAGATCAGTTTTACAAGGACAATGATTTGTTTTACAATGATGCCCGTGTAAAGTATATGAATGTAGATTTTCCGGTTCAGGGTTATTCCTATATTTATGAGCTTGAGAAAAAATATAGTGATATTAAATATTTTACCTCTTTGTATTTTAATGATGAGTATCCGGTTATCAAAAAAGAGATTACAGTTACAGTTCCGGATTGGTTAAGTTTAGAATTAAAGGAATTTAATTTTGAAGGGAAAGCTGTTTCTAAAACGGAAAAACGTGACGATAGAAATGGTGCTACAATTTACACCTATATTTTGGAAAATGTTGATGCTTTTTATAAAGAAAAAAGAACGCCGGGAAGAAGTTATATCTATCCGCATGTTCTGGTTATTGCAAAATCATTTAAGTATAAAGATAAGGAGACAATGCTTTTTAATTCGACGGCAGATTTATATAAATGGTATAAATCATTAGTAGATTCTATGAAAGATGATACGAGCCTGCTGGCTGCTAAAGTTACAGAATTGACAGCTTCAGCAAAAACGGATGAAGAAAAAATCAAGAATATATATTACTGGGTACAGGATAATATCAGATACATAGCGTTTGAAGACGGAATTGCCGGTTTTAAACCAGACGAAGCACAAAATGTTTTTGAAAAAAGATATGGTGATTGCAAAGGAATGGCAAACCTTAGTAAACAAATGCTAAAATTAGCAGGATTTGACGCCAGACTTACCTGGATTGGTACTAAACATATTTTGTATGATTATACAACACCTTCTCTTGCGGTTGATAATCATATGATTTGTACGTTGTTTTATAAAGGTAAAACCTATTTTATAGACGGTACAGAGAAGTATAATTCTTTTGGAGAAGATGCAGAAAGAATTCAAAATAAGGAAGTATTGATTGAAGATGGAGATAAATTTATTATTAAGAAAGTTCCGGTTTCGGGAAGCGAATTAAATAAAGAAATTTATAATGCCAGATTAATCGTTGATAATGATAAATTGAGCGGTAGCTGTTCTAAAACCTATTCAGGTGAAAGTAAAACGGAATTTTTAAATATTTTTAATTCTTTTGAAAATAATAAAAAAGGTGAGACTCTAGAAAAATACCTTTCCGGAAATGATAAAAATATTACGGCCAGCAATATTAAAACTTCAGATTTAAAAAACAGAGATTTGAAACTTTCTTTGAATTATGATTTAGATGTTCAAAATAAAGTTTCAAAATTTGATAATGATATTTTTGTAGACTTAGCTTACATGGATGAATATAAAAATTTTGAATTTAAAGACAGAAAAACAAATTACGAACTCAATTATAAAACAAATTACGAATCTAATGTCGTTCTGGAGATTCCTGCTGGATATAAACTGAGTAAACTACCTGAAAATCTAAACGTAAATGAAGAAGATTTCAGTATTCTGATTTCTTTTAAACAGGTTGGCAAAGACATTGTTTACAAGAAACAATTTGTGTTTAAAAATGCTGTGCTGAAAACGGCCGATATGGCAAAATGGAATGACTTCAATAAAAATCTTAAAACAATTTATAACCAACAAATAATTTTTACCAAATCATAA
- a CDS encoding TonB-dependent receptor: protein MKKITLLLFFLLAFQQIIYSQVISDKVSVDLKNANLKTAIQNIEQTSHFKFYFDERWLDSDSTVISKQFKEVRISEVLEDIFQNTSINFFISENKIILSNNSVIYNQLPDDYFGIPLEKDENGEPLTPIFYQQFDSIKRTNTRNPNKNLRDIILIGKEGKNQKKKTYTLSGYIKGGKNKTGIANILVKIPETEFTAVTDKEGHYKLQVPAGISTVETESFAYDKVSKKIMVYNDGTLNFNVTDNINQLNEVLIKTNKSKTAKSAITGVTTIDSEGIKNVPLVLGERDILKVALTLPGIKTAGEGSAGYNVRGGKEDQNLFLLDQAVLYNPSHFFGFFTALNPYTTKKVDIYKGSIPAEFGGRLSSVFDITSKTGNYNKFEGEGGIGPATSNLMLSTPVVKGKSSLVVGGRASYSDWILKTLDDEDLKNSQASFYDVILKYNHKINNNNDIESTLYYSHDKFSVSSDSLYKYSNRLATLKWNHTFNEKNKGSLILTNSEYKFNIDYETTGINSFDFGYKINDTQAALKMSYLYSDKHKISYGISSKLYGINPGYLKPTNPDSSLIPVDIEKERGLESAVYIGDNFKITDKFLLDFGLRYSRFSALGPSTQRVYQENLPISDATVVETKTYKNNEVIKSYGGFEPRIAARYFITDDFSVRASYDKTYQYIHLLSNNTTQSPTDIWKLSDLNVKPEDAQQVSLGFYKNLKNDELELSLEGYYKKSNNILDYKVGASLLLNENIETELLQGQGKAYGVEVLLKKSEGRLNGWLGYTYSRSLIKLNSQFNEEKVNDGKYFASNFDKPHDFSAVLNYRITKRYSFSSNFIYQTGRPITYPIGTYDYGNAQYTVYSDRNKFRIPDYFRLDLGFNIEGNHKIKKLAHSFWNISVYNVLGRNNPYSVFFVTDQGQIKAYKTSIFSIPIPSITYNFKF, encoded by the coding sequence ATGAAAAAAATTACTCTTCTACTCTTTTTTTTACTCGCCTTTCAACAAATTATCTATAGTCAGGTTATAAGTGATAAAGTTTCTGTCGATTTAAAAAATGCGAATCTAAAAACGGCAATCCAAAACATTGAGCAAACATCTCATTTTAAATTTTATTTTGATGAAAGATGGCTGGATTCAGATAGTACCGTTATTTCAAAACAATTTAAAGAAGTTCGTATTTCGGAAGTTCTTGAGGACATCTTTCAAAACACCAGCATCAATTTCTTTATTTCTGAAAATAAAATTATACTTAGCAATAACAGTGTAATATACAATCAGCTTCCTGATGATTACTTTGGAATTCCCTTGGAGAAAGATGAAAATGGAGAGCCTTTAACTCCTATTTTTTATCAACAGTTTGATTCTATAAAAAGAACAAATACCCGAAATCCCAACAAAAATCTTCGGGACATTATTCTTATTGGAAAAGAAGGAAAAAATCAAAAAAAGAAGACCTATACCCTTTCCGGATATATAAAAGGAGGAAAAAACAAAACCGGAATCGCTAATATATTAGTGAAGATTCCTGAAACCGAATTTACCGCAGTTACAGATAAAGAAGGACATTACAAATTACAAGTCCCAGCCGGAATAAGTACAGTTGAAACCGAAAGTTTTGCTTATGATAAAGTATCTAAGAAAATCATGGTGTACAATGATGGGACTTTAAATTTTAATGTTACTGATAATATAAATCAGCTTAATGAAGTTTTAATAAAAACAAATAAAAGCAAAACAGCAAAATCAGCAATTACGGGAGTTACAACCATAGATTCAGAAGGTATTAAAAATGTACCACTGGTTTTAGGAGAACGTGACATTTTGAAAGTAGCACTAACTTTACCCGGTATTAAAACCGCAGGAGAAGGTTCTGCTGGTTATAACGTTCGAGGCGGTAAAGAAGATCAAAATTTATTTTTATTAGATCAGGCTGTTTTATACAATCCATCTCACTTTTTTGGCTTTTTTACAGCCTTAAACCCTTACACAACAAAAAAAGTAGATATTTACAAAGGAAGTATTCCTGCTGAATTTGGAGGCAGATTATCTTCTGTTTTTGATATCACTTCAAAAACAGGAAACTATAACAAATTTGAAGGTGAAGGAGGTATTGGTCCGGCAACAAGTAATCTTATGCTGTCTACTCCGGTTGTAAAAGGAAAATCAAGTCTTGTTGTTGGAGGAAGAGCAAGTTATTCTGACTGGATATTAAAAACCCTCGACGACGAGGATCTAAAAAATAGTCAGGCTTCTTTTTATGATGTAATTTTAAAATACAATCATAAAATTAACAACAATAACGATATTGAGTCTACTTTATATTATAGTCATGATAAATTTAGTGTTTCGTCTGATTCTTTGTACAAGTACAGCAATCGTTTAGCGACACTAAAATGGAATCACACTTTCAATGAAAAAAACAAAGGTTCTCTGATACTAACCAATAGTGAGTATAAATTTAATATTGATTATGAGACGACAGGTATAAATTCATTTGATTTTGGATATAAAATCAATGACACACAGGCTGCCCTTAAAATGTCTTATTTGTACAGTGATAAGCACAAAATATCATATGGAATTTCAAGTAAATTGTATGGAATAAATCCCGGGTATTTAAAACCTACAAATCCTGATTCGTCATTAATTCCGGTTGATATTGAAAAAGAACGAGGTCTGGAATCTGCCGTGTATATTGGCGATAATTTTAAAATTACTGATAAATTCTTATTGGATTTTGGTTTGCGTTATTCCAGATTTTCTGCTTTAGGACCATCTACACAGCGAGTTTATCAGGAGAATCTCCCAATTAGCGATGCAACTGTGGTAGAGACTAAAACTTATAAAAACAATGAAGTAATTAAAAGTTATGGCGGTTTTGAACCTAGAATTGCTGCGCGTTACTTTATAACGGATGATTTTTCTGTAAGAGCCAGTTATGACAAAACCTATCAATACATTCATTTATTATCAAATAACACCACACAATCACCAACAGATATCTGGAAGCTTTCAGATTTAAATGTAAAACCAGAAGATGCTCAACAGGTTTCACTTGGTTTTTATAAGAATTTAAAGAATGACGAATTAGAATTAAGTCTGGAAGGCTATTATAAAAAATCAAATAATATTTTAGATTATAAGGTGGGTGCCAGTTTACTATTAAATGAAAATATTGAAACCGAACTTTTACAAGGTCAGGGAAAAGCATATGGAGTTGAAGTCCTTCTGAAAAAATCCGAAGGTCGTCTTAACGGATGGTTAGGCTATACATACTCAAGATCTTTAATTAAACTGAACAGCCAGTTTAATGAAGAAAAAGTAAATGACGGTAAATATTTTGCATCAAATTTTGACAAACCACATGACTTTAGTGCAGTTTTAAACTACAGAATTACAAAACGTTATAGTTTTTCAAGTAATTTTATATATCAAACCGGCCGCCCGATTACGTACCCAATTGGGACGTATGATTATGGAAATGCGCAATACACTGTTTATAGTGACCGAAACAAATTCAGAATTCCTGATTATTTCAGGTTAGATCTTGGTTTTAATATTGAAGGAAATCATAAGATAAAAAAATTAGCACATAGCTTTTGGAATATCTCAGTTTATAATGTTTTAGGAAGAAACAATCCTTATTCTGTATTTTTCGTAACAGATCAGGGCCAGATTAAAGCCTATAAAACATCCATTTTTTCGATTCCAATTCCTAGTATCACATATAACTTCAAGTTTTAA
- the rpe gene encoding ribulose-phosphate 3-epimerase: protein MKNTLIAPSVLAADFANLQRDIEMINNSQADWFHIDIMDGVFVPNISFGMPVLEAISKHAKKYIDVHLMIIDPDRYIKTFADLGANGLTVHYEACTHLHRTLQAIKAEGMKAGVAINPHTNIDLLEDVINDIDLVCIMSVNPGFGGQSFIENTYAKVAKLKALITRKNASTLIEIDGGVTSKNAKQLVEAGADVLVAGSFVFKAENPTQTVAELKTLTTFSK from the coding sequence ATGAAAAATACACTTATTGCTCCTTCTGTTCTTGCAGCTGATTTTGCTAATTTACAGCGTGATATCGAAATGATTAACAACAGCCAGGCTGACTGGTTTCACATTGATATTATGGACGGAGTTTTTGTTCCGAATATCTCTTTCGGAATGCCGGTTTTAGAAGCCATTTCAAAACATGCAAAAAAATATATTGATGTGCATCTAATGATCATTGATCCGGATCGATATATCAAAACTTTTGCAGACTTAGGAGCCAATGGTCTTACCGTACACTACGAAGCCTGCACACACTTACACAGAACTTTACAAGCTATTAAAGCTGAAGGAATGAAAGCTGGAGTTGCCATTAACCCACACACTAATATCGACTTATTAGAAGACGTTATAAATGATATTGACTTAGTTTGTATTATGAGTGTTAATCCAGGTTTTGGGGGCCAGTCGTTTATTGAAAACACTTATGCTAAAGTTGCTAAACTAAAGGCTTTGATTACACGCAAAAATGCTTCAACATTAATTGAAATTGACGGTGGTGTAACCAGTAAAAATGCAAAACAGTTAGTAGAAGCCGGAGCAGATGTTTTGGTTGCCGGGAGTTTTGTTTTTAAAGCCGAAAACCCTACACAAACTGTAGCAGAATTAAAAACTCTGACTACTTTTTCTAAATAA